In Salvelinus alpinus chromosome 30, SLU_Salpinus.1, whole genome shotgun sequence, a single genomic region encodes these proteins:
- the LOC139559773 gene encoding protein AAR2 homolog — protein sequence MATVDMDPEVARGLFEEGATVVLLGVPEGTELGIDYKSWQVGPRFRGVKMIPPGLHFLHYCSSNAPDRGGETGPRTGLFLTLKPREILLAHWDPKEEDLDFSATQNEDEVGRVRAGLRDLDPFLGPYPYEVMRKWVSLTDRVNQELATRLQPLSGRVCAFSDVIPELQLTHTKDRDEQNLPRNDTECQSMREGLDRLPRMKPREGTELRFSPIPTQTYPPGATPAQITQCSLDLSYALDSLLEKHHQQQPLNVLGELQFAFVCFLIGNVYEGFEHWKRLLALLCRSEEAMRQRRDLYLGLIAVLYHQLGEIPPDFFVDIVSQDNFLTSTLQDFFQFASGPGVDGTLRKRAEKFKAHLTKKFRWDFEVDPDDCEPVVVELPNGVTLD from the exons ATGGCAACGGTGGACATGGATCCCGAGGTGGCACGGGGGTTGTTTGAGGAGGGGGCGACCGTCGTACTGCTGGGGGTTCCCGAGGGCACTGAGCTGGGCATTGACTACAAGAGTTGGCAGGTCGGGCCTCGGTTCCGCGGGGTGAAGATGATTCCACCAGGTCTCCACTTCCTCCACTACTGCTCCTCTAACGCACCAGACCGCGGGGGTGAAACAGGCCCTAGAACAGGCCTCTTCCTCACCCTGAAGCCCAGAGAGATCCTGCTGGCCCACTGGGACCCCAAAGAGGAGGATCTGGACTTCTCTGCCACTCAGAATGAAGATGAGGTGGGTCGGGTCCGAGCAGGCCTACGAGACCTGGACCCTTTCCTGGGGCCCTACCCGTACGAGGTGATGCGGAAATGGGTCTCCCTAACTGACAGGGTGAACCAGGAGCTGGCCACCAGGCTGCAGCCTCTCTCTGGGCGTGTGTGTGCCTTCAGCGACGTGATCCCAGAGCTCCAGCTCACACACACCAAGGATCGCGACGAGCAGAACCTGCCCAGGAACGACACAGAGTGTCAGAGCATGAGGGAGGGCCTGGACAGGCTTCCCAGGATGAAGCCAAGAGAGGGGACTGAGCTGAGGTTCTCCCCCATCCCCACGCAGACCTACCCTCCTGGGGCCACCCCAGCCCAGATCACCCAGTGCAGCCTGGACTTGAGCTATGCCCTGGACAGTCTGCTAGAGAAGCATCACCAGCAGCAGCCACTCAACGTGCTGG GTGAGCTGCAGTTTGCTTTTGTGTGTTTCCTCATTGGGAATGTGTACGAGGGCTTCGAGCACTGGAAGCGGCTGCTAGCCCTGCTGTGTCGTAGTGAGGAGGCCATGCGTCAACGCCGGGATCTGTACCTGGGCCTCATCGCTGTGCTCTACCACCAGCTGGGAGAGATCCCTCCAGACTTCTTTGTCGACATCGTGTCCCAGGACAACTTCCTCACCTCCACGCTACAG GACTTCTTCCAGTTTGCCAGTGGGCCAGGGGTGGACGGCACCCTGCGGAAGCGGGCAGAGAAGTTCAAGGCCCACCTGACCAAGAAGTTCCGCTGGGACTTTGAGGTAGATCCTGACGATTGTGAACCTGTCGTCGTGGAACTGCCCAATGGGGTCACACTGGACTGA